One Jannaschia sp. GRR-S6-38 genomic window carries:
- a CDS encoding Hint domain-containing protein: MADKLNGIIISEVLADNPSSGGFDTDGDGRASKSDEFIEIQNTTGNPISLAGYQLWSDDRGLLYEFGPGTTIAPGGTATVVGEYTGTPPPGFYDAGLSNSGNFLPDGEGSKFDTIYLVDPATGDFIALSYGDPPRPPDPPQGFPGTNQQGSGEQINSNAPNGTAFSRNAEGQFVEDPNPDPGTPGVACYAAGTLIATPDGPRRIETLAAGDHVGTLDGGAAPIRLMLFRREQFEDPDAARPIQIKAGALGPGRPARDLVVSANHRILVGGQGQLADRFPAECFVPAKALVGLPRIRVMAGKRAILWVHFLLPDHGVVFAEGACSESILPGPVALRQAAPGPRRVLRAGAPAAPRPARPCLTPRQAAECLAPRPAAAPDAVPA; encoded by the coding sequence ATGGCGGACAAGCTCAACGGCATCATCATCAGCGAGGTTCTCGCCGATAACCCGTCCAGTGGCGGGTTCGATACCGATGGCGACGGCCGCGCCAGCAAGTCCGACGAGTTCATCGAGATCCAGAACACGACCGGCAACCCGATCTCGCTGGCGGGCTATCAGCTCTGGTCCGACGATCGCGGGCTGCTCTACGAATTCGGCCCCGGCACCACGATCGCGCCCGGCGGCACGGCGACGGTCGTGGGCGAATATACCGGCACGCCGCCGCCCGGCTTCTACGATGCCGGGCTCTCCAACAGCGGAAACTTCCTGCCCGATGGCGAGGGCAGCAAGTTCGACACGATCTACCTCGTCGACCCGGCCACCGGCGATTTCATCGCGCTCTCCTATGGCGACCCGCCGCGCCCGCCGGATCCGCCGCAGGGCTTCCCCGGCACCAACCAGCAGGGATCGGGCGAGCAGATCAACAGCAACGCCCCGAACGGCACCGCCTTCTCGCGCAACGCCGAAGGGCAGTTCGTCGAGGACCCGAACCCCGACCCCGGCACGCCCGGCGTCGCCTGCTACGCCGCGGGCACGCTGATCGCGACGCCGGACGGCCCGCGCCGGATCGAGACGCTGGCGGCGGGCGACCATGTCGGCACCCTCGACGGCGGCGCGGCGCCGATCCGGCTGATGCTGTTCCGGCGCGAGCAATTCGAGGATCCGGACGCGGCCCGCCCGATCCAGATCAAGGCCGGCGCGCTGGGCCCGGGCCGCCCGGCCCGCGATCTCGTGGTCTCGGCCAATCACCGCATCCTCGTGGGCGGGCAGGGGCAGCTCGCCGACCGCTTCCCGGCCGAATGCTTCGTGCCCGCTAAGGCGCTGGTCGGCCTGCCGCGCATCCGCGTGATGGCGGGCAAGCGCGCGATCCTCTGGGTGCATTTCCTGCTGCCGGATCACGGCGTCGTCTTCGCCGAAGGCGCCTGCAGCGAGTCCATCCTCCCGGGCCCCGTGGCCCTGCGCCAGGCCGCGCCCGGCCCGCGCCGCGTGCTGCGCGCGGGCGCCCCCGCCGCGCCGCGACCCGCGCGCCCCTGCCTGACCCCGCGCCAGGCCGCCGAATGCCTCGCGCCGCGCCCCGCCGCCGCGCCGGACGCCGTCCCCGCCTGA